CTTATTTTGGAGCGATTGTCCATGAACGTTTTGTAGTTCTTTCCATTGATTTCTAAAGCATATTCATAGGCAAAACCACTGATGGCCTCTACATTTATGGTGGCTTTCGTCTCCAACACTCCAACAGTGAATGTTTCTTTGCCCACTAGTTTGAACATCCAGTCTTTTCTCATCACCTCCTAAAGCACAGAGCACAGACACACCACTTGCACAATTAAAACTATGTTTGACCATGACagaaaaataatacaaaataggGTATTGTAAGATTATGTATAGTCTAACTATTGACAAACGAATTGGTTAAAAACCtgaatagttgggaaattaatTGCATACACATTGGTGTAGTACATATGACTGAACATACCTTTCCATTAATGTAAATAACACGTTTTCCAGTTGTTGTTCCATGTTCAAATTCAATCCGGTAAGCCCCATCACTTAACTCTATGTCCCAAACTGCTGCCACGTCCCTTGCCATTTCAACAGCAGGAAAGACACCTCTGTAAATAGTCAAAAGATCAGGTTAATCAAACATCATCTCACCAAATGCTTTCATATCTATGCACTCATAAATGCTTCCAAATTGTTTTTCTAATATGGCTTATCAAATTCCCAAACAATTCTCCATAGGCTGGTGCGTGCAGCTACGTGCTCAATCAGCAGCAAGTGCATTAGTGTAAGAGGCTTATGATTCTCCTGTAACCAACCTGTGCAGGCCCTCACGCTGTCAGAGGGACTTGTGCTACTGATACGTACAGACAGATGATTCAACATTTAAACTGAATTTTCTGATTTTACTGAACAAATGTTTGATTTGTGAAAAGGCTAAGAAAGACaacatcattgtaggcctacatgggaTAATGCACAGGGTCAAGTAAATGTAGGTTATGGTAGATTATGGAATAAGGAGATAACACGTTTTGGGCATAGACTAGTGTGCTGTGTACTTCTAAAATAAAAATTCACAGTGTGTCTTACAGAGTGTCTTCACAGAGTGTGTCTACATTGCTGCATGTTCCACTGATTTCCAGTAGATGGCAGCGCCGTCTCTACAaatgtctctccattcttgcatAGGCTATAAATCAATCTATATGACCGAGTTAAAGAAACGTCTACGTGTGCAACATGAAACATTTTTTAACAGAGAGAACGCAAATCAACTTATAgacacatacatatttatgaCGGCAAATGAGTTGTAAATAATTGGGGTTTACAGCGGGAAAAGTAGGCTATGACCCATCTTGCTGAGACCTCATGAGCGGTGGGCGGTATTGAGCCTTGCTGTGAGATCCGATACCCATATGTTACTTGCTTTCCGACTTTAGAGTAGAAGCCTGTCGAGGACATGGTCATCCCTGCATTTTTCCATTGTAAACGGAAACGACGCCAGACTACACCACGAAGACAAGAGGGGGACACGGTCCGCAGGAGAAATTGATTTAGTCTACAGACATCCAACGAAAACCGCAGGAAGCTATAGGAGTGAAAGTGAGATTGCTTACGACAACCGATGGTCTACATACATTCTGCGTTTTAAGGAGGCTGTCTGTTTGGAGTTTTTCAGATAAGTCGAAATTACTGAAACATTTGATGCGAAACTCTTGTCTTGTAGATTGCTGTAGGCCCCTATTGCTACATCTGGAAGATTATCCTAATCCCATACAGATGTGGCCCATGTAACTTCTGTAACATGACAAGTGATAGTGTCCATGATTGTCAGACTAAGACAACTGGTATTCATTTTATCCTGGCTATTGCTTCATGACTTCATCTGCTGCTCGAGACATTGTGCACCCTGGGGTTGTGAGCTGTGCCATTTTTGTTGGGGAGTAATTAGACCAGCATACTCCTTAAATGGTCTCTACATGAGGAAGAAGTAAATTTGTTGTTTCGCTTTTATAACTGTTTCTGATTTTGCTAAAATGAAATGCCCAATCCTTTACTGTTGTTTGGTGATGCTGGCAATAGCTAAAAGCATTTCAGAAGTTTTGCCACAAGCGGACACGCAGCTCAGAGGAATGCACAGGCAGGCATATAGAAAGAGTAGTCAAAGTCAGCACTCCGACACTGTGATCAAAAGGCACATTGAAAACATTGCGAAATCTGCTGGCGGTGTTGCAGGACCCACCACCTCAGGGAACAGTGGACCGTTCATAAAGCCTCAGGGGAACATGAGCCTGGACCCATTAAGCACTGCACAGGCCGGTAGGGTGCAGAAAAATAGGAGGCCACCCCACCCCAGAAAAGTGGCCCCTACCAACAGTGCCTCTATAGACCACAGTGGACCTCAGCCTGGCCATTTAACCTCACCAGCTCGtcaacatctcaacataagTGCCTCCATCAGCGTTTTGGCCAGGTTTGCAGGAAGGAATCGTCTGCTCCTTATCTCCGCACCACGTAAGTCAGATAGCTACTACCAGCTGCTGAGGAGTCAGATGAAAGCGCATGCGTACTGTGAGATGGCGGAGCGGCACATGCATCAGATCGTCGTGTTCCACCAGGAGGGCGAGGCTGGAGGTGTGGTGCGACACATCACCAAGCAGGGCGCCGTTATAGAGGAGCCTTTAGATGCCACTCTTGTGCCACAGTTGATGGACTTTCTGAAACTGGAGAAGGGTAAATTTGAGATGGTTCTGCTGAAGAAGACCCTGCAGGTGGAGGAGCGGTACCCATACCCTGTGAGGCTGGAGGCCGTGTACAGGGCCGTCGATCAGGCGCCCGCACGGTGGCTGGAGAAAGTGAGGCAGGAAGGTTTCGTTCAAACGTGTAAGGAGTCTGGGGTGGCGGGCCAGGTAGTAAAATCTCCACGGTCAGTGCCAAAAAGTCCTAAGATACAGCTGGACTCAAACAGAGATGACAAGGGAGCTTTGATCAAATCTACAGCCATCAGCACCATAGGACAAAAAACAACTATCACCAGTTCCACGACTATAACAACTCCCTCAGCCCCGCACGCCGTCACTTCAACGACTGCTACTGCTCTGAACAACGACCCCAGCAATGCACACCGTCTCCCAAGTGCGTCAGGTATGCCCACTGTTGATCCATTTGACCACCTCTCTACCAAAAATGTTCAGAGTGACAGCTATCAGCCAAACACTATCACTTACACCCCCACTTACAATACTCACAAAACTGAGTTTTCCCTCGATCGAGTTCACAACCAATCGGATAACAATACAGAGCACACTGTGAGTGAAGTTACGAAGCCCAGTATGAAGCTGAATGTGTCACATGAGAAGAAGCGACAAGGAGAGGGCACTGAGAAGGTCACAGCCATAGATATCCAAGACGAGATTATCAGACAAAAAGGTCAATTCAAAACTGGGAAAATTGAAAAGAAACAAAAGTctgaaaagacagagaaaacacagaaaaagagcAAAGCACCCAAGAAACCAAAAGCTGCAAAGTCAGGTGAGAGTGCTAAATATCCTGAGAAAAAGCCATTGGGCGAAGACATTGATGGCACCTTGAAATTATCAGACAAAATATCTGCTAAGAAGAAGTCTCTGGACAGATTTGTCAGTTATTttgaaaagaggagaagatTAATTGTAAGTATAAGCTTACACATACTGATGGGTTATGATGTGTACAAGCTTATTTTATGATAATCAATTTCTTAAATTATTGGTGTGAGTGAGACCTCTGCTTTTCACTGTCATCCAAGTCCCATTTATTTCTCCGTAGGTAGTAACTGCGCCCACGGAGCACAACCGAATGTATAAGCAGCAGAGGGACGAGTATCTTGAGCACGTGTGTGAGATGGCCCTCAGGAAAGTCTCCATCATTACAATCTTTGGCCCTCTCACCAATGGCACCATGAAGATTGACCACTATCATATGGGTGAGTAAGAGGCCTCATGTCTCATGCCGCTTGGTACTGGCCTGTGCCAGTTTCCTGTCCTACGCCACTTGCTCCTGCCAGTTGCCTACTGTCCCATGCCACTGTCCCATGCCACTCGCCTACTGTCTCATGCCACTCGCCTAGTGTCCCATGCCACTGTCTCATGCCACTCGCTTAGTGTCCCATGCCACTGTCTCATGCCACTTGGCTACTGTCCCATGCCACTCGCCTAGTGTCCCATGCCACTGTCTCATGCCATTTGGCTACTGTCCCATGCCACTCGCCTACTGTCTCATGCCACTTGCTTACTGGCATGTGGGTGAGTACGGATTGAAGAAAGAGAGCTTCTAATTTACCCGCTGGTTTGGGTGATTGGGTGATTGTCAACTTAAAATTagttttacagtaaaaaaaaaaatagaacatTTGGCATACTCCGATTAATATTTTTGACTGAACAATTTATGTTTATGAATCTGTTTAGTTTTAGGCATCAGGCCCAGACTGATGTGTCCAGAAAATGAGGACACTCATTCAGTTCTCAACTCACAGTTGGGGTTTTTTTCTCGAATGAAATGCTTGTTGCCTTTATGTTATTTACCAAAGTTTATTAAGTTATCAAAGTGATTTATGCTCTAAATTGCAATATTGTTTTCAATAAAAAGgctggatattttttttttttgtagagcAAGATAAACCAATGAGGGGGTTGCAGGATGATGACCTTGTTAATCATGAGCTCATCATGGCCTTTCGTAGAGAGCTAGGAATGACACATGATGACTTCTACATGGTGCTTACTGACTTTGAGATCAAAGTCAAGGtcagtttttgttttgcttcacGTGAAGTTCAAGTTTTTCAGTTATTTTCATATTTATAAAATTATATGTGTTTTAAGaactgtttgtactgtatggACCATGAAATCAAATCtgtcttttgtttgtttatttttacattgtgATGGATTTGATACCGTATATGTTCATCTTCAGTTTGTTTGTGATTACAGCAACAATATGAAGTGCCCATTGCCATGAAGGCTGTGTTTGACTACATGGATACTTTCACATCACGCATTAATGAGATGGAACAACAGAAAAAACAGGGCGTGATGTGCAAGAAAGAGGACAAATCAAGAACTTTGGAGAACTTCCTTTCACGGTTACTCATATTATGCTCTGGATTATGACATTAAttatagttatggttatggttatggatatgGTTATATGGTTACGGATATGGTTGTGGTTTTGGTTATATGGTTAGGGTTATGATaatagttatggttatggttatagggTTATGGTTAAGGTTATAataatggttatggttatagggttatggttatggttatagggttatggttaaggttatagttatggttataaggttatggttatggttatagggttagggttatggtcaTAACTCTGCAAGAGAACCAATCGTCTAGTGATTTGGTTTTAGTTATGGCAGTTCTAGAATCAATCATCCAGTGATTTGGTTTTAGTTATGGCAGTTCTAGAATCAATCATTCAGTGATTTGGTTTTAGTTATGGCAGTTCTAGAATCAATCATCCAGTGATTTGGTTTTAGGTCTAGTAGTTGTATGCTGCCTGGTCATGTTATCTTCTCCTCCATTTTGTTTTCTGTGCTCTCTAATTAAATGAACTCTCCATCTGGTGGCCAGGTTCCGCTGGAGGCGCAGGCTGTTTGTGATGTCCTCCTCCAGTGATGATGAGTGGGCCTACCAACAGCAGCTGTACACCCTAACCAGCCAGGCCTGCAACCTAGGTGAGCTCTATTGCGTTGATCTTACTTTAACACCCAGCAATGACCAGTGGGCCTACCAACAGCAGCTGTACACCCTAACCAGCCAGGCTTGCAACCTAGGTGAGCTCTATTGCGTTGATATTATATAAACACCCAGCAATGACCAGTGGGCCTACCAACAGCAGCTGTACATCCTAACCAGCCAGGCCTGCAACCTAGGTGAGCTCTATTGCGTTGATCTTACTTTAACACCCAGCAATGACCAGTGGGCCTACCAACAGCAGCTGTACATCCTAACCAGCCAGGCCTGCAACCTAGGTGAGCTCTATTGTGTTGATATTACATTAACACCCAGCAATGACCAGTGGGCCTACCAACAGCAGCTCTACACCCTAACCAGCCAGACCTGCAACCTAGGTGAGCTCTATTGTGTTGATATTACATTAACACCCAGCAATGACCAGTGGGCCTACCAACAGCAGCTCTACACCCTAACCAGCCAGGCCTGCAACCTAGGTGACCTCCATAGCAGATCAATGCGCTTTTTTATTGGGCCCCTCAGAGAATGCTATCAAGTAATCAAGTGTGATAGATTGGCTGTGTTTTCACTAACCAAAAGCaacactatgcaacaatttagCTCTTTCTGAGGTATGAGGCTTTCCTCAGGCAGCTATAGTTCTGGTGTCATCTTCAAACTCTTGATGAGAAGGACAGATAAGTATATGTGTGTTGTTCTCTACAACGTTCCCTCTACCCGTCCAGGATCTGCACTATGCAGTTCTATGTTCTAAGCTGGAACACATCACACAAATGAAAGAAACCCCTTCACAGCATGACGTTGCTGAAAGAAACGCCTTCACAGCATGACGTTGCCAACTATATTGCCAAAAGACACCAGTTAGCATGTAAGTGAGATCCAGCCAAGCATCTGAACATTTGCATTCTAATATACAGCGCCTCTGGGTTATAGAAGTTCAggacttcagtgtgtgtgtgtgtgtgtgtgtaagagagagagaaagagagatagagagagagagcgcgcaatttgatgcttctgtgtgtgtctgtctctgttcaAAAAAAGGCACATTTCTTTAATGTCTTTTGAAAAGCTTTAGATCATGTTTGCTATTAATCTAGGGAGCTGTTTAAAAAGACCAGAGTTGGTTTTTCCAGACCTGTGGTTTATGGACCTTTTCATGAGTTctacaggcctactgtattttttgttgtttcaaGAACTGAACAGCACTGGGCAAGGATATTTTTTATATTCTAATGAAAATAAAGGAGCAAAAATGTTGGAGTGGCGTTCATTAAACCTGCGTGCATGCACATAATGTCCTGTTGGAGTCTCTCTCAGACTGGGTGAGAGGAAACCTCATGGGACTTCATCGGGAATCCATGGAATTTGGGCTTGCCCATGTAGAGGGAAGTCTTTCTCTCGAGCTGGTGTTGGGTTTGCTTGTGATGAAAAACAGATTTTCTGCCTAGAAATCTATTTGTGACACTAAAGTGCCCTGAGTGTTGTTGATTAGTAGGCGACATTGTTGTAAGCTTAATGCATTACTACGTGAGTAGGAAATGTCTAGGTTCTATTGTTGTAGAGACATTCACAATTTTTGAATGTGTCAGAATGACGTTGAAATAATATCAAGGGTTAAAATATATAAAGaatttgaacagaaatattttacaggccttTGTTTTTTGGGATCCATTCATGATATAGACATGTTTTAAACCATGGAGatggtgcagcaacaaccttacCTGATTTGAAATGGGGTGACGTGCCCCAAACACGCTAAACTTGTGATGtcttttctctatttctctctgaaCAAGCTGATTTGGAAGTGTGATACTTAGTTAGTGACATTAAGACCTTCAACCTCCAGGTTTACGTCACATGGCTGTGCTAAGACTagtggggaaagagagagaggacgcaAGTGGAGTTCTAGAATTATACCCCATCAATGGTAAGTACTGAAAACAACTACAACAACACCGACATATAaaagaaatacattcacactacTATATGTATAAATTAATCAGTAACACACaaatgtattcgtattgaaatGACTATAAAGGCCACTGGTGTTATTATTACATGTGATCTGTGCACCTTTCCCAAACACAGGAAGTGCTTCAGTGGAGAGGGAGCACCTCTCTGCCTCACTGGTGATGGACATCAGAAACTACTTCCAGATCAGCCCAGAGTCCTTCTCCATGCTCCTGGTGGGGAAAGATGGGAATGTGAAGTCGTGGTATCCCTCTCCAATGTGGTCCATGTCCACCATCTACGACCTGGTGGATTCCATGCAGCTGCGCAGACAGGAAATGGCCATCCAGCTCTCCCTTGGCATGCGTTGCCCCGACGACGAGTATACCCATCATGAAGGTCACCGTGATGGCTACCATCGGGGTTATGGTTATTAAGAGTAACACAGTATAGGAAGTCTGCTTTTGGTCAGTTTTCAATGTACTGGGTGTACCCATTTAAGGGGGGTGCACAATGCGTCATAGCTACAGTGCAATTCTAGGCATTTGGTGTGCACATTGGTATTGGCAGACATGCAATTGCCTATAAGGatgcatatcatcaaaatgagtttgaagccattatGTTGAGGTTAAAGTATATTGTTAAAGTTAAAGTATGTTGTTTTAATCGACATGAGCTTGATCCCTGGTGTATGATAAACTATCCAGcgttcccactctaagtgaaGTGTAAAATTCCATAACTTTTCCttgactttccctgacaaaaaaacggAATTTCCATAACCTAGTTTATAATGAAGGGTACAAGATTTCAGAACAGTTGTGTAGcgttcttttactttttttttagagTGGGAAATGAATAAATGGGTACTGAATGAACATAGTTGGGCTAACAacaactactcaagcaagcagtaaagctaataaccagatatacaccaattctgaaTTCAAAATttcctgatattccatgactttgcccccaaaatgataaaattccctgactttccatgtctggaatagactttccaaaattccatgatattccagaaattccatgacccgtgggaacctaTAACTATCATTATAGGATACCAATCAAATGGATGTAATAACCAACTGTTCTGCATGTGGTTTAAATCAGTGAGAGACCATGCAAGGGTTATTGCTTTGTAGTCTTTCACAAAAGTATTTTTTACAACCGACTTTCAGTTTCTAAATTCCAGGATTTGTAACCTCTGCATGTTTTACATTTTGGAACTTTGACATGTGGGTTCACTACAACTTGGTATTGAATGACTGTTATGTGACTACATTTTTCTCTGCAATGCAATTTCAAAAAGTATTAATTACAGCTCGGCGTGGCTGACAAATTGAACTTGGCTTTGTCCTGATGATTGGGCATCTTATAGACCTGATGGACACATAGCTAAGGAtcatcggtaacactttacttgacagtatcgatataagagtgacatgacactgtcatgaacacatgacaccgTCATGACACAttaaccctaacctctaatcCTAACCCGATTTTATGACAAAAatcgaatgacacttaatgacagaagtgttatgtcataaacatttatgacttgtttatgacacattcatgacggTGTCatatcactcttatgtcgata
The Alosa sapidissima isolate fAloSap1 chromosome 23, fAloSap1.pri, whole genome shotgun sequence genome window above contains:
- the faimb gene encoding fas apoptotic inhibitory molecule b, with translation MARDVAAVWDIELSDGAYRIEFEHGTTTGKRVIYINGKEVMRKDWMFKLVGKETFTVGVLETKATINVEAISGFAYEYALEINGKNYKTFMDNRSKISKTWTLKLDGMDYRIVLEKDTMDVWCNGERMETMGEFADDGTETHFAVANHSCCIKALSSGRKRTGIIHLLLVDGQRVPEFMQ
- the ccdc80l1 gene encoding coiled-coil domain-containing protein 80 codes for the protein MKCPILYCCLVMLAIAKSISEVLPQADTQLRGMHRQAYRKSSQSQHSDTVIKRHIENIAKSAGGVAGPTTSGNSGPFIKPQGNMSLDPLSTAQAGRVQKNRRPPHPRKVAPTNSASIDHSGPQPGHLTSPARQHLNISASISVLARFAGRNRLLLISAPRKSDSYYQLLRSQMKAHAYCEMAERHMHQIVVFHQEGEAGGVVRHITKQGAVIEEPLDATLVPQLMDFLKLEKGKFEMVLLKKTLQVEERYPYPVRLEAVYRAVDQAPARWLEKVRQEGFVQTCKESGVAGQVVKSPRSVPKSPKIQLDSNRDDKGALIKSTAISTIGQKTTITSSTTITTPSAPHAVTSTTATALNNDPSNAHRLPSASGMPTVDPFDHLSTKNVQSDSYQPNTITYTPTYNTHKTEFSLDRVHNQSDNNTEHTVSEVTKPSMKLNVSHEKKRQGEGTEKVTAIDIQDEIIRQKGQFKTGKIEKKQKSEKTEKTQKKSKAPKKPKAAKSGESAKYPEKKPLGEDIDGTLKLSDKISAKKKSLDRFVSYFEKRRRLIVVTAPTEHNRMYKQQRDEYLEHVCEMALRKVSIITIFGPLTNGTMKIDHYHMEQDKPMRGLQDDDLVNHELIMAFRRELGMTHDDFYMVLTDFEIKVKQQYEVPIAMKAVFDYMDTFTSRINEMEQQKKQGVMCKKEDKSRTLENFLSRFRWRRRLFVMSSSSDDEWAYQQQLYTLTSQACNLGLRHMAVLRLVGKEREDASGVLELYPINGSASVEREHLSASLVMDIRNYFQISPESFSMLLVGKDGNVKSWYPSPMWSMSTIYDLVDSMQLRRQEMAIQLSLGMRCPDDEYTHHEGHRDGYHRGYGY